Proteins co-encoded in one Papaver somniferum cultivar HN1 chromosome 5, ASM357369v1, whole genome shotgun sequence genomic window:
- the LOC113283053 gene encoding uncharacterized protein LOC113283053, whose amino-acid sequence MKMYPVMKCLCKGIAVDSTYDYVRMGAPTVYMYVKRFTRVIVRRFGPRYMRLPTREDTERLLAENAARGFPGMLGSVDCMHFWWKNCPTTWAGTLRGHEKKPTMILEVVASYDRWFWHGFFGTPGSNNDLNVLAQSPLFNKMVNGLATPCNYRINGHSYDKGYCLADNIYPRLSCIVQSFKILLPNHPANSLFNKYQQAKRKDVERAFGTLQNKFQITKKPAFYWDKKDINFIIKACLILHNMVIENERRNLDWAQVVNQPIRQVTGIPRSYHELRNDEAYLQLRNDLGQHIWIRHGSGLRDGEMPPESPLHHQMILRVRMANSILPMFTQQNSFSCCTWLQSYDF is encoded by the coding sequence ATGAAGATGTATCCCGTAATGAAATGTTTGTGTAAAGGTATAGCCGTTGATAGCACATATGATTATGTCCGTATGGGAGCGCCAACCGTCTATATGTATGTGAAGAGGTTTACCAGGGTAATTGTTCGCCGCTTTGGTCCAAGGTACATGCGACTTCCTACAAGAGAAGACACAGAAAGATTATTGGCAGAAAATGCGGCTAGAGGGTTTCCTGGAATGCTTGGAagtgttgattgtatgcatttttggtggaagaattgTCCAACAACATGGGCAGGTACGTTACGTGGGCATGAGAAAAAACCTACCATGATCTTAGAAGTCGTGGCATCATATGATcggtggttttggcatggtttctttGGAACGCCAGGGTCGAACAACGACTTGAACGTCTTGGCTCAATCTCCACTTTTTAATAAGATGGTTAATGGTTTAGCAACTCCTTGTAATTACCGCATCAATGGCCACAGCTACGACAAGGGTTACTGCTTGGCGGATAATATATATCCACGATTGTCTTGTATTGTGCAGTCATTCAAAATTCTTCTTCCAAATCATCCAGCTAATTCGTTGTTCAATAAATACCAACAAGCGAAGAGAAAGGATGTTGAAAGGGCTTTTGGAACTCTCCAAAACAAGTTCCAAATAACTAAAAAGCCAGCATTTTACTGGGATAAGAAGGATATAAACTTTATTATTAAGGCTTGTTTGATtttgcataacatggtcattgagaATGAAAGGCGTAACTTAGATTGGGCTCAAGTCGTGAACCAACCAATACGACAGGTTACTGGAATACCGAGGTCATACCACGAGTTAAGGAATGATGAGGCATATCTCCAACTCCGTAATGATCTTGGTCAACACATTTGGATACGACATGGATCAGGTCTCAGAGACGGTGAAATGCCACCAGAATCTCCCCTCCACCACCAGATGATCTTGAGGGTTCGGATGGCGAATTCGATCCTACCGATGTTTACCCAGCAGAACAGCTTTAGTTGCTGCACTTGGTTGCAATCCTATGATTTCTAG
- the LOC113283054 gene encoding uncharacterized vacuolar membrane protein YML018C-like yields the protein MSPEVWRWGLGITYIIAVATIWIAASFVVQSVVDSGVSPFLITYICNSLFVVYIPIVEISRYFEDSVVNFRFWGSNSSSIKKDVEILGESEQVVLLGETSSSNQSIEHEENPENLGSETALSVEASVSIPASPGIPNVFEIDNQQLDEKRRWTRWRMARVSLLICPFWFLAQLAFNLSLKYTTVTSNTILSSASSLFTFLVALLFLGEKFAWVKLISVLLCMAGTIIVSLGDSQSGLSGIASRPLLGDLLALVSSGFYAVYITLIRKQLPDEDDDKSGRASMAQFLGYLGLFNLLLFLPVALLLNFTKLEPFHSLSWQQVGLIVGKGLLDNVLSDYLWAKAVLLTTTTVATAGLTIQVPLAAIVDSMTGNAPHLLDYLGAAAVMVGFAGINVPSDTCFGSRAEVKVENDEEDVTAGAFK from the exons ATGAGCCCTGAAGTTTGGAGATGGGGTTTAGGGATTACATATATAATTGCAGTTGCAACAATTTGGATAGCTGCAAGCTTTGTTGTTCAGTCTGTTGTTGATTCAGGTGTTTCCCCCTTCTTAATCACATATATTTGCAATTCATTGTTTGTTGTTTACATCCCAATTGTTGAAATTTCACGTTATTTCGAAGATTCAGTTGTCAATTTTAGGTTTTGGGGTAGTAATAGTAGTAGTATTAAAAAGGATGTAGAGATATTGGGGGAATCTGAACAAGTAGTTCTTCTTGGGGAGACTAGTTCATCTAATCAATCCATTGAACATGAAGAGAACCCTGAAAATTTAGGGTCTGAAACGGCATTGTCTGTTGAAGCTAGTGTTAGTATTCCAGCATCACCAGGGATACCTAATGTGTTTGAAATTGATAATCAACAACTTGATGAGAAGAGGCGTTGGACGCGTTGGCGAATGGCGAGGGTCAGCCTCCTGATCTGCCCTTTCTGGTTTCTTGCCCAACTTGCTTTTAATTTGTCTCTCAAGTACACTACGGTGACG TCGAATACAATCCTAAGCAGTGCGTCTAGCTTATTCACCTTTCTTGTGGCGCTATTGTTTCTAGGGGAGAAGTTTGCATGGGTTAAGCTAATCAGTGTGCTGTTATGCATGGCTGGGACTATAATTGTCAGCCTAGGTGATTCGCAGTCTGGATTAAGTGGGATTGCTTCAAGGCCACTTCTTGGAGACCTTCTAGCTCTTGTTTCTTCCGGTTTCTATGCTGTGTATATCACACTTATTCGTAAACAATTgcctgatgaagatgatgacaaAAGTGGACGTGCTAGTATGGCACAGTTTCTTGGTTATCTTGGGTTGTTCAACCTCCTGCTTTTTCTGCCTGTTGCTCTTTTGCTGAATTTCACGAAGTTGGAACCTTTTCATTCCCTCAGCTGGCAACAAGTTGGTCTGATTGTCGGCAAAG GTCTTCTAGATAATGTGCTGAGTGATTACTTGTGGGCGAAGGCTGTTCTTCTTACAACTACCACTGTGGCCACAGCTGGATTGACGATTCAGGTTCCTCTGGCTGCTATAGTGGATTCGATGACGGGAAATGCTCCTCATCTCTTGGATTACCTTGGAGCAGCTGCTGTCATGGTAGGATTTGCTGGCATTAACGTTCCTTCTGATACTTGTTTTGGCTCGAGGGCTGAGGTAAAGGTGGAAAACGACGAGGAAGATGTTACTGCAGGTGCATTCAAGTAA